A region from the Acomys russatus chromosome 24, mAcoRus1.1, whole genome shotgun sequence genome encodes:
- the LOC127207572 gene encoding ficolin-2-like, with protein MALGPAILFILTLYIKDLAVHADDTCPEVKVLDLECSDKLTILRGCPGLPGAVGPKGEVGAKGDTGERGIPGPPGKAGPTGPKGDQGEKGVKGEKGDTGLSQSCATGPRTCKEVLTRGHFLTGWYTIYLPDCRPLTVLCDMDTDGGGWTVFQRRLDGSVDFFRDWTSYKQGFGSQLGEFWLGNDNIHALTAQGTSELRVDLADFDGKQHFAKYSSFKIQGEEEKYKLILGNFIGGGAGDSLTPHKNQFFSTKDQDNDLDSSSSCALRYHGAWWYKACHTSNLNGLYLGGPHESFADGVNWKSWRGYNYSYKVSEMKVRLI; from the exons ATGGCCCTGGGACCTGCTATACTCTTCATCTTGACCCTCTACATCAAAGACCTGGCCGTACATGCTGATGACACCTGCCCAG AAGTGAAGGTCCTGGATCTGGAATGTTCGGACAAGCTTACCATCCTTCGAGGctgccctggcttgcctggagcTGTGGGGCCCAAGGGAGAAGTAGGTGCCAAGGGAGATACAG gagagagaggcatcCCTGGACCACCTGGGAAGGCAGGACCAACTGGACCCAAAG GAGACCAAGGAGAGAAAGgagtaaaaggagagaaag GAGACACCGGGCTGTCTCAGTCATGTGCTACAG gACCTCGGACCTGCAAGGAGGTGCTCACCCGAGGCCACTTTCTTACTGGTTGGTATACCATCTACCTGCCCGACTGCAGGCCCCTGACTGTGCTGTGTGACATGGACACCGACGGTGGGGGCTGGACT GTCTTCCAGAGGAGGCTCGACGGCTCTGTGGACTTCTTCCGGGACTGGACCTCGTACAAGCAGGGCTTTGGCAGTCAGCTGGGGGAGTTCTGGCTGGGGAATGACAACATTCATGCTCTAACTGCCCAGG GAACCAGTGAGCTGCGGGTGGATCTTGCAGACTTCGATGGCAAGCAGCACTTTGCCAAGTACAGCTCCTTCAAGatccagggagaggaggagaagtaCAAGCTCATCCTGGGGAACTTCATTGGGGGTGGTGCTG GTGACTCCCTGACTCCCCACAAGAACCAGTTCTTCTCCACCAAAGACCAAGACAATGACCTTGATTCTTCCTCCAGCTGTGCCCTGCGTTACCATGGAGCCTGGTGGTACAAGGCATGTCACACTTCCAATCTAAACGGCCTGTACCTTGGGGGTCCCCATGAGAGCTTTGCAGATGGTGTCAAC